A part of Nocardioides sp. WS12 genomic DNA contains:
- a CDS encoding serine/threonine-protein kinase, which translates to MSLPPHPAALPPGELLGPYRIVRELGAGGMGTVYEAVDTTLHRNVALKVITSALAGDPGFRARFVREAQAQASLDSPHVVQVFAHGQVGGQLYIASQLIPDGDLGATLRRHGPPPPAVAVDLIAQVADGLAEAHRVGLVHRDIKPANVLLRNRGTDTFAYLGDFGIARQIGADQSATGGVVAGTPSYMAPELHQGRPAGPVSDVYSLGCLLWATLTGRAPYVGTTDYQVVEAHIGAPIPQSTGRTAFDRELNRVLRTALAKNPHERYPSAAAFRDDLRSLPGTTSVRPRRSAAVIAATVGGIAALVVLIALAAVLIGRGDDGDRSAGTDTSTDPTTPQGLLASREETTIANIAQTLAEEADLDADDADCTARELVKKHGVDGLQEQGLIDDDLMLVEDGNGKVKPGILADIFTSTFSCLWE; encoded by the coding sequence GTGTCCCTGCCACCCCACCCTGCCGCGTTGCCCCCGGGCGAGCTGCTCGGTCCGTACCGGATCGTGCGCGAGCTCGGCGCCGGCGGCATGGGCACGGTCTACGAAGCGGTGGACACGACGCTGCACCGCAATGTCGCGCTGAAGGTGATCACCAGCGCCCTGGCCGGGGACCCCGGCTTCCGGGCGCGGTTCGTCCGGGAGGCGCAGGCACAGGCGTCGCTGGATTCACCGCATGTCGTGCAGGTCTTCGCGCACGGCCAGGTCGGCGGCCAGCTCTACATCGCCAGCCAACTCATCCCCGACGGTGACCTCGGCGCGACGCTGCGACGTCACGGCCCGCCGCCGCCCGCGGTCGCTGTCGACCTGATCGCGCAGGTGGCCGACGGTCTCGCCGAGGCGCACCGCGTGGGGCTGGTGCACCGCGACATCAAGCCGGCCAACGTGCTGCTCCGCAATCGCGGCACGGACACGTTTGCCTATCTCGGCGACTTCGGGATCGCGCGCCAGATCGGGGCCGACCAGAGCGCGACCGGTGGTGTCGTCGCCGGCACCCCGAGCTACATGGCGCCTGAGCTGCACCAGGGCCGTCCGGCTGGCCCGGTGAGCGACGTCTACTCGCTCGGCTGCCTGCTCTGGGCAACGTTGACCGGCCGGGCGCCGTACGTCGGCACGACGGACTACCAGGTCGTCGAGGCCCACATCGGGGCACCGATCCCGCAGTCGACCGGCCGTACGGCGTTCGACCGCGAACTCAACCGGGTGCTCCGCACGGCCCTCGCCAAGAATCCCCACGAGCGCTATCCGTCGGCCGCCGCCTTCCGCGACGACCTCCGGTCTCTCCCCGGTACGACGTCCGTTCGGCCGCGCAGGTCAGCCGCTGTGATCGCTGCGACCGTCGGGGGCATCGCCGCGCTCGTCGTACTGATCGCGCTGGCGGCGGTGCTGATCGGCCGCGGCGACGACGGCGACCGGAGTGCGGGGACCGACACCAGCACCGACCCGACCACGCCCCAGGGCCTGCTCGCTTCCCGCGAGGAGACCACGATCGCCAATATTGCCCAGACCCTCGCGGAGGAGGCCGACCTCGACGCCGATGACGCCGACTGCACCGCCCGCGAACTGGTCAAGAAGCACGGGGTCGACGGCCTTCAGGAGCAGGGTCTGATCGACGACGACCTGATGCTCGTCGAGGACGGCAACGGCAAGGTGAAGCCCGGCATCCTGGCCGACATCTTCACCTCGACCTTCTCCTGTCTCTGGGAGTAG
- a CDS encoding dihydrolipoamide acetyltransferase family protein, whose translation MTGVNEFKLPDVGEGLTEAEIVAWRVKVGDVVAINDVIVEIETAKSIVELPSPYAGEVLALLVGEGQMVEVGTAIIQIGEKGAVAPPAPVQPATPEASAATTAPATRGPEVIDTNIPPTGNATLVGYGPKTRALKRRPRVSTGSTRDVETPAPVPATPGAVRALAKPLVRRLARDLGIDLTALVPTGPKGTVSKDDVLAAAGNGAPVVEVVSTGSTRELETSGGRETREPIKGVRKQMANAMVASAFTAPHVTEWITIDATATVELVARLKERREFQGLKVSPLLVVARACVLALRRTPLVNSTWDEAAQEVVLKHYVNLGIAAATPRGLVVPNIKDAHALSLVELAQELEALTATAREGRTQPAQMAGGSFSITNVGVFGVDSGTPIINPGESAILCLGAIKPQPWVVGDQVVPRQVMTLSLSFDHRHVDGATGSQFLADVAGIVSDPATALLF comes from the coding sequence ATGACTGGTGTGAACGAGTTCAAGCTCCCCGACGTCGGCGAGGGCCTCACCGAGGCCGAGATCGTTGCGTGGCGGGTCAAGGTGGGCGACGTGGTCGCGATCAACGACGTGATCGTCGAGATCGAGACGGCCAAGTCGATCGTCGAACTGCCCTCGCCCTACGCCGGCGAGGTGCTGGCGCTCCTGGTGGGCGAGGGGCAGATGGTCGAAGTCGGTACGGCGATCATCCAGATCGGCGAGAAGGGGGCCGTGGCTCCGCCAGCCCCCGTGCAGCCGGCCACCCCGGAAGCTTCCGCGGCCACCACGGCGCCGGCGACGCGCGGGCCCGAGGTCATCGACACGAACATCCCGCCCACGGGCAACGCGACGCTGGTCGGGTACGGCCCCAAGACCCGTGCGCTCAAGCGGCGCCCCCGGGTCTCGACAGGCTCGACCCGCGACGTGGAAACCCCCGCTCCCGTCCCCGCGACACCCGGCGCGGTCCGCGCCCTCGCCAAGCCGCTGGTCCGGCGCCTCGCCCGCGACCTCGGCATCGACCTGACGGCACTGGTCCCCACCGGGCCGAAGGGCACGGTCAGCAAGGACGACGTGCTCGCCGCCGCCGGTAACGGTGCGCCGGTGGTTGAGGTGGTCTCGACAGGCTCGACCCGCGAACTCGAAACCTCCGGAGGCCGCGAGACCCGTGAGCCGATCAAGGGCGTGCGCAAGCAGATGGCGAACGCGATGGTCGCCTCCGCGTTCACGGCGCCACACGTCACCGAATGGATCACGATCGACGCGACCGCGACGGTGGAGCTGGTTGCCCGGTTGAAGGAGCGCCGCGAGTTCCAGGGGCTCAAGGTCAGTCCGCTGCTCGTCGTGGCGCGTGCGTGCGTGCTCGCCCTTCGTCGTACGCCGTTGGTGAACTCGACGTGGGACGAGGCCGCCCAGGAGGTCGTGCTCAAGCACTACGTCAACCTCGGCATCGCTGCCGCGACACCGCGCGGCCTGGTCGTCCCGAACATCAAGGACGCCCACGCGCTCTCGCTGGTGGAGCTCGCGCAGGAGCTCGAAGCGCTGACGGCAACCGCCCGTGAGGGCCGCACCCAGCCGGCGCAGATGGCCGGTGGTTCCTTCAGCATCACCAACGTCGGGGTGTTCGGGGTCGACAGCGGTACGCCGATCATCAACCCGGGCGAGTCCGCGATCCTGTGCCTCGGCGCGATCAAGCCGCAGCCGTGGGTGGTCGGCGACCAGGTGGTTCCGCGCCAGGTGATGACGCTGTCGCTGTCGTTCGACCACCGTCACGTCGACGGTGCGACCGGCTCGCAGTTCCTGGCCGACGTGGCCGGCATCGTCAGCGACCCTGCCACCGCCCTCCTCTTCTGA